One region of Leptospira fainei serovar Hurstbridge str. BUT 6 genomic DNA includes:
- a CDS encoding mechanosensitive ion channel family protein, translating into MEEILELINPFHLLKLKDRSISQEFVLVVYFIFSLVVIYKSFVLLFDRIKPPTDASAQYNRRRMTRISFVVVGAISLLPIIFSGLSYLPTVMGLAGAGIVISLKDITLNYVGWFLIHGSNGFEVGDRIELDGIKGDVVNIGLNRFTLMELSSDPKSEQSTNRLVHIPNHSVILHKVYVVKEKMGFVWDEFRVKIPHGANWQNAETILNSIIKNESIIDRHQIDYTARELSKNYLVRLGITTPIVYICAEEGGILFSLRYLTHIKEKRNQRANISREILKEFENAQIPLA; encoded by the coding sequence ATGGAAGAAATTTTAGAGTTAATCAATCCGTTCCATTTGTTGAAACTAAAGGACCGCTCTATTTCCCAAGAGTTCGTCTTAGTAGTTTATTTCATTTTTTCTCTAGTCGTAATATATAAGAGTTTCGTTCTACTATTCGATCGGATAAAGCCGCCGACGGACGCCTCTGCCCAATACAACCGCCGTAGAATGACTCGGATATCCTTTGTGGTCGTGGGTGCGATCTCTCTCCTCCCGATCATTTTTTCCGGACTGTCCTATCTTCCCACTGTGATGGGCCTTGCCGGAGCGGGTATCGTCATCTCTTTAAAAGATATCACTCTGAACTATGTGGGCTGGTTCTTAATTCACGGAAGTAACGGATTCGAAGTCGGGGATCGCATCGAATTGGACGGGATAAAGGGAGATGTGGTCAATATCGGCCTCAATCGGTTTACTTTAATGGAACTCAGTTCCGATCCGAAGTCGGAACAATCGACGAATCGTCTTGTCCATATTCCGAATCATTCGGTGATTTTGCATAAGGTCTATGTGGTAAAAGAAAAGATGGGGTTCGTTTGGGACGAGTTCAGGGTAAAAATTCCTCACGGTGCGAATTGGCAAAATGCGGAGACGATTTTAAACTCGATCATTAAAAACGAATCGATCATCGATCGACATCAAATCGATTATACCGCTCGCGAACTTTCCAAAAATTATCTGGTTCGTTTAGGGATCACGACGCCGATCGTTTATATTTGCGCCGAGGAAGGCGGAATCTTATTTTCACTCCGCTATTTGACGCATATTAAAGAGAAGCGAAATCAAAGGGCCAATATTTCCCGAGAGATACTCAAAGAGTTCGAAAACGCGCAGATCCCTTTAGCGTAA
- the pyk gene encoding pyruvate kinase — translation MFSPEKKTKIVCTIGPSSSEESIITSLLRAGMDIARMNFSHGTHEDHKKIFEKLRKCESESGVPLGIMADLQGPKIRTGKLRVPQVELEKGKTIRLLANPDYLGDAEAIGTTFPTLIEDLRAGDKLLVDDGKLVLEVDSKTDSEAVLKVLIGGVLKSNKGINLPGTPISAPALSEKDLSDLKFALSLGVDYVALSFVRRASDLEMAREMMRGTLTGLIAKIERPEAIRNIDEIIDAADGIMIARGDLGVEVETERVPVLQKELIFKANRAGKPVITATQMLESMVENPRPTRAEASDVANAVMDGTDAVMLSGESASGKYPVESAEMMAKILREAENIDRIYEIHWNLKKSELEVERAALGSAAREIAHDIHAKAIVNFTRSGYSALITSEMRPKVPILSFTPYLATARKMKLYRGVQPYVMPFMDTFQDMIRHMETKLAEDGMLGPGDIVVILSGAPGGQAKSVDFLQIYKIR, via the coding sequence ATGTTTAGCCCGGAAAAGAAAACAAAAATCGTCTGCACCATCGGTCCATCCTCCTCGGAAGAGTCTATAATCACTTCCCTATTGCGGGCGGGAATGGACATCGCAAGAATGAACTTTTCCCACGGCACACACGAAGATCACAAAAAAATCTTCGAGAAACTTCGAAAATGCGAATCCGAATCCGGCGTTCCACTCGGAATCATGGCGGATTTGCAAGGACCCAAAATTCGAACCGGAAAACTTCGCGTTCCTCAAGTCGAATTGGAAAAAGGTAAGACAATTCGCTTACTCGCAAATCCGGATTACTTAGGAGACGCGGAAGCTATCGGCACAACCTTTCCCACTTTAATCGAAGACCTAAGAGCCGGCGACAAACTTCTCGTCGATGACGGTAAATTGGTTTTGGAAGTGGATTCGAAAACCGACTCGGAAGCCGTTTTAAAGGTTTTAATCGGAGGCGTCTTAAAAAGCAACAAAGGAATCAATTTACCCGGAACGCCTATCTCCGCTCCGGCGCTCTCCGAGAAGGATCTCTCCGATTTGAAGTTCGCTCTTAGTCTTGGAGTAGATTACGTCGCATTGAGCTTCGTTCGTCGCGCGAGCGACTTAGAGATGGCTCGTGAAATGATGAGAGGGACATTGACCGGCCTCATCGCAAAGATAGAAAGACCGGAGGCAATCCGAAACATCGACGAAATTATAGACGCGGCCGACGGAATCATGATCGCCCGTGGTGATCTCGGCGTCGAAGTGGAGACGGAAAGAGTTCCGGTTCTACAGAAAGAATTAATTTTTAAGGCCAATCGCGCGGGAAAACCGGTCATAACTGCGACTCAAATGTTGGAATCGATGGTGGAAAATCCAAGACCGACCAGAGCGGAAGCGAGCGACGTGGCGAACGCGGTCATGGACGGTACGGATGCCGTTATGCTATCCGGTGAATCCGCGAGCGGAAAATACCCGGTCGAATCCGCCGAAATGATGGCGAAAATATTAAGGGAAGCCGAGAATATCGATCGAATTTACGAGATCCATTGGAATCTAAAAAAATCCGAGTTGGAAGTCGAAAGAGCCGCCTTAGGTTCCGCCGCTCGAGAAATCGCGCATGACATTCATGCGAAAGCGATCGTTAATTTTACCAGGAGCGGTTATTCGGCGCTCATCACATCGGAGATGAGGCCCAAGGTTCCTATTCTTTCTTTTACTCCCTATCTTGCTACGGCGAGAAAAATGAAACTATATCGTGGAGTTCAGCCTTATGTCATGCCCTTCATGGACACGTTTCAGGATATGATTCGGCACATGGAAACGAAATTGGCCGAAGATGGAATGCTCGGCCCGGGAGATATCGTAGTGATTCTTTCGGGCGCCCCCGGCGGGCAGGCAAAGTCGGTTGATTTTTTACAAATTTATAAAATACGATAA